Below is a window of Alphaproteobacteria bacterium DNA.
CTCGAACTTGATTCGTCTGGCTCCGTGTGTTCAGCCGTCGGTGAAGGGCTTGGATGGGCGGTTACGACACCGCTATGTATCCTCCAGGGACGCGCAGAATTGGCGGACGTTGCTATTCGTCCCCTTCCCGGTCCGGCACTCGATCGCGCACTACATGTCGTCACGCGATCAGGCGAATTCACGGATCTTGCGCGGCGAGTCGAAGCGTTGTCGGCCGAAGCGCTCGAAACGGTTCTTCGCGACGCCTTCGGGCGGACGCATTCTTGGATATTGCGACGCGTAGCGACCTTTCCCGGATAACAGCAAAGCGGCGCATTGATCGGCAACTTGCGATAAGAGCCCTGCAAGCACTTCGATGGTCCAACAGATTATTACTGCAATGATAGAACCTGTGACTTGCTACCGATTAGCCATTTTGCGATTACGCTGATTGGCCATGGCTACTGCGTCTAATGTGGCGGTGCGCGCGCCGTGGGATGAATGGTCCGAATTCTCATCGGCTACCCTCCCCATTTCTTGAGGTTAACCGACGGCGTCACTTCACCATGTATGGCGCAATCAGCGCGGCAACCCCGTCCGGCGTTAGCGGGGTCCGCGCGATCATCGTCAGCAAGCGTTTGATGCGATCTTCGTTGAACCCGCGCTGACGCAAATCGCTTGGTACAGCCTCTGCGAACCCAGTCGCCGTCACGATACGATTTTGCGTCTCGACGTCATTGATCGTCTTCCGATGCTGGCGGCGCAAATCCCGTAACTTGGCCGCCATCTCCTTGACCTTCGCGTCAAGCGTCGCACGCTCACCCACCAGTTCGTTGGCTTTTCCGATTTGGCGTAGCTCCGCCTCCGATTTCGGCGGGAGTTCCACGTCGTCCAGCCGGAACTCGGCCACCTGCCGCGCCGACGCCGACACGGCAGGCACTCCCGCCAGATCGGAGGCCGGCGCGGCCGAACCGTCCACGCTTGGCCCGGCGGGCAACCCGGGCGCTCCTTCGCCCGGGGCGGATTGCGGCCGCTTTTTCGCCGGCCGCCGGTTGGCGGCCCCGTTCTCCGAAGTCTCTGGCGCGGCATTCTCAGGGGGCTGATTCAACTCGATTTTCTCAGACATCTTGATCTCCGTGTTTGAGCCGTGCCGACGACCGGCAAGGTCATGGAAATCATTGTCGGGCCACCCCCTTAAAACGGGGCGTCGCCCCGCCGAAAACGTCTCGACGCCCGCCTATGCCCCCCGTCGCGGCGGCCGATCGCTGATGGTTTTAAGGGTGTCGGATCCAAACTGGCCGCGTGCGTGGCGCCCGGCAAAGTCGGGCGCCCGCGCGCACAACCGGCAGGCGGCCGCGCAAGCGGCCGCACGCCTCCGTTGCCGACGGGGACCGGCGGCAACGGCGCAATTACGCATTGCCTGAGCCAGGCAACGCGGAATCGACGTTTGGAGACGAGAAAATGAGCCTCGATGACCTGATAAATGACGGTTGGCCGCGCGCGGGACGGCTCGACGAGAGCGAGGAATTGCGCGCGATCCGCGCGCTCATGAATGGCCCGCGCGGCCCCATGGTCAGATTCAATTGGTCGGCAGCGCGGCCGCGGCCTGCGCGAATCGTCGCGCCGACAACCGAATGCGGCTATCGCGCGCTATCGATTGGTGTCACTCCAACGGCTACCAAAGCCTCCACTTTCCATCTGCGGATGAGCTCGACTTCGAAGAAGCCGGCGCCGCAAATCCCGCGCGACGTTCGTCGAGGACATCGCATAGCTCTTTGGCCAAGTCGCCGAGAAGTCCGGCACCTCAAATCCGTTCCGGAGGCAAAACGCCATCGCTCGACGCGCATGTGGTCTCTGCCCACCGGCCACGCGTTTCTGCGGACACCGATTGGCCAAACTTTGTCGTCGGATTTTGCCAAGGCGGTCGCCCATCTCGGCCGCGAGATCGATCCGGATAAGCGGGCACTTTCACGGGCGTTGAAGCACCAGCGCTACATCGAAAGATCCGGTGGATATTCCAAGCGCGCCGAGGAGATCGAGCGGGACGAACACGGCCCGATCATTGCCGGCAATATCGGCCTGTCGCCGGATGCGACCAAGGCTTTCTGGCAAGCGGCCGTGGAGGAAGAAACGCGTCGCGATGCGCGGGTTCAAGATCGGCTGATTGTCGAACTTCCTCATTGGATCCGAGCATCAGATCGCCGGGCGATCATCGAGCGCTTCGGGCGCGTGTTCGGCGAACGAAACCTCCCTTGGTTCGCCGCCGCGCACCTTCCCGACCGCCATGGTGACGATCGGAACTACCACATGCATTTGGTCGCCGGCACGCGGCCGTTTTTGACCAAGCCGGGCAATACAGACGATGAGGCTGGATGGACATTCGCGCCGACCAAGGACCGCAAGACACAGGGATCTGAGTGGATCACATATCTTCGTCGCCAGTTCGCGGACATCGTCAACGACGTCTGCGCGGAAGCGGCTCGTCGCGATGGCACGGAAGTGAATCGCATTTTCTTCCCAGGCCGCGCCGCCGAGATCGGGCTGACACACGCGCCGAGCGTTCATCTCGGGCCCGCGAAATCCGCCTTATTGCGCCGCGGCCAAGGCACGGCGCCCCGACCGGTCCCGCCGTTGTTGTTTGACACGATCGAAAGCGCGATCCGGTGTTACGTGCGGGATCGTGAGTCGATCGCGCGCGCGACCGAGAAATTCGACCTACTTGAGGAGCGGGATACCGGAGCTCGCATGATCCGTGGCGTCTGCTTCGGTCGAATCGACGCCGCACGCCGCGCGGTCGAATCTTGCGGACGCTTCCTCGATCAACTCAACGAAGATCAATCTACGGCTCAAGTGAGTGCCGAGGACGCGGCCCTCGTCCGAGAATTCGAAGCGGGCGACTTCCTCCGGCGTTTTACGCGTGCCGGTGAAAGCGTCGCGGCCGCTCTCGTGGCACTGGCGGAGTTCGAAGCGGAAATGCGGCGCGATGAAATGGCCCGTCGCCAAGCCGATGCGACGCCGCCCGCGCTTGCCGATGGCGAGAACAAACATCGGCGGCTCGACGAAGTCGACTCCGAATGGGTCTTTCGGGAAATCGCCGAACGCTTGAAGCGCCCTTGGGTGCCGCGTAAGGGCGTCGACGGCAAGATGGTCCGGGTCGTTCATGTCAAGCAAGGCGTCGCGACAATCACGATCGGCGACGATATCGAACTGCGTCTCCGGCATTCGACGAATCAGGGCTGGCAGGTCGAGTACCCACGCGAACGCGACGAAGAATGGTTACGCGGCGCGTCTTACGATGTCCGATTCTGGAACAAGGTTGTCCGATCGCTGATATCGATCACGACTTTGAACCTCGGCGCTGAGACAGTGAAAGCGATCATCTCGCGGCATGGCCTGGCAGCCCAAGCCAGACAGCGCGGACAATCGATCGAAATCGAAAGTCCTAGAGGCCTCCTTCGCGTCGCCGCCGACGGCCGACGCGCCGATGTCTACGGTGACGATCCCAGCCTACGCGCAGCGTTCCAAGAGATCGCCGATGCGCGCGCAAAGCTCCGGTCGGACGTGCGGGTTCTCCAGCTTCTCAACGCGCGGCGCCAGCCGAAACCCGAGGGCGTGATCGCGCGTCCCGATCGACCCGTGAGCTTCAGCACGCTGCTACGCAAAGCCTACGAAGTGAAGCCACATGACCCGATCGAGTGGCGCTACCTTTCCAACACGGCACATCTCGAGAAGATACATCGACAGGCGCTCGCGCGATTCCACCCGGCGCCGATCGAGCGGGTCACGCCAGTGCCCACCGCGCCATCGCCGGCGACCGGAAGCGCGATCAACCGCGATCAGCCGACCTGTGCACATGTAAGAAGCGAGCCAACCGCGAAGACGCAGCGCACCGACACGCGCGCGGCAGCGGCATCCGTCGAGCCGTCGCCGACGGTGCCTGTATCGCCACCCTCGACGGGAGGCGGATGGATAGATAAGGCACGAAACGCGTTCGACGCGGTGCGCGGTTTCTGGGGTCGGCGTCCGGACCCGACACCGCCAACACCTCCCGCGCCGACGACGCCCGGCGTGCGCGCGGGGCCGCAGACGCAGCCTAGCGAAGCGCCCCAAACGCAGCGATCCGCCGTCGTCAGCAAGCCTGTGCCGGCGGTCGCAAAAGCCACGTTGGCCCCTCACGCTTCGGCACCGCCCGCCCCGCTACCCGTGGCGGGCGCGCAATCTCCGAAAGCACAGATCGCGGCGCTCTACACGACGCGAAGCCGGGAACGCGATCGCGGGCGATGATGTCACGCGTAGGCTTCGATATCATTTAACATATTGAAATATAGTGATTTTACCGGCGCTTCGAAAAACCGGGAAATCGACTGAGTTGGCACGACGGCCGTTTTTAAGTCGCTGCGTGGATACTCTTGTCGATGTCGCACCAGGACGACAATTTCGGCAAGGGCACCCCGCCCCCGGCACCCGACCGCGAAGAACGCGGCGCGGGTCGCCCGGGCGCGTCGCCCTGCGCCGGGTCCTGCGATCGGCATCATCGGCGGGACGCTTTCGTCCCGTCGTCGGCCGGTTCCGTCCCCCATCCCGAAAGGGGAGAGACGGCAACCTATGACGTTGCGACCGCCGCGCGAGTTCTCGGCTATACGCCCAAGAAAACGCGCAAGCTGGTCCGCAACGGCGACTTGCCCCGGTTGCCCTTCGGCGGCAGGATTCGCATCCCGGTTTGGGCTATCGAGGAGGTACTCGCATGTCGCGTCCCGTCGAACCCGCTCGCCTCACGCAGCTCACCGAAGGCGGCACCTGGTACATCTGCTGGCACGATGGCACCCGAGACCGCCGCCGTAGCACGCGCACTCGCGATCGCCGACAAGCTGAAGCGGCGCTCGCGGCGCACATAGCGGCCGACGGCAAACCGGCCGACCGGCGCAACGACGCGCTGGGTGCGGCACCGCGCGCGCAAGCGGATGTCGCGATCGCGGATGTGCTGGCGACCTATCTCGAGTCATTTCCCGATGGCGCGCCCAGTGCCGCGACCGCCGCGGTGCACGTCACGCATCTGGTCGGATATTTCGGAACGCAGTCGGTCAGCGCGGTGACGCAGGCGGCCTGCACCGTCGGCTATCCGCGCTTTCGTGCCGACGCCAATGCGCGACGCTTGCGCCGCACGTCGCCCGCACCGATCAAGCCCGGCACGCTGCGCCGTGAGTTGACCACGCTGCAGGCCGCCCTCCAGCTCGCCGTGCGCGAGGCGCGACTGATAAACGCGCCGACCGTCACGCTGCCGGCGGTGCCGCCGACACGCGAGCGTTGGCTTTCGTCGGAGGAAGCCAACGCGCTGCTCGACGCCGCCGACGGGCATGTGCGTCTCTTCATAGAACTTGGCCTGCACACTGGTGCGCGGACCGCGGCGATCCTGGATCTGACCTGGCCACAAATCGATCTCGTCCATAACCGGATCGATTTCAATCCGCCGGGCCGGCCGCAAACGGCGAAGCGTCGGCCGTTCGTCAAGATCAATGCGACGCTGCACGCCGCGCTGACTCGGGCGCGCGAAGCGGCGAAGGTCGAAGCCGAGAAGGCCAAACGGCCGCCCTGCCCGTATGTCGTGAACTATTGCGGCGCGAAGATCGCTTCCGTGAAGCGAGCGCTCGCGCGGGCGATCACGAAGGCCGAGTTACCGACGCGCGGTTGGGATCGCGTGACCGCGCATGTCCTGCGGCACACCTTTGCGACATGGTCGGCGCAGGCGGGAGAGCATATGCATGATATCGCTGGCGCGCTCGGTCTTTCACAGCCGCGTACCCTTGAGATCTATGCGCATCACCATCCCGACTATCTGGGCGGCGCAGCCGACGCGGTGGCGGAACGGTTGGCGAGGACCCCTAAGAAATAGCCGCAAGTCTATCGCGACTGGCCAAACGTCGCGAATTCCCGAGATAGGAGTTGGAGTTCGCCTAGACGAGTACGCGAGGAGATTTACCGACTAAGTGTGACCATAGAACAAGCAGTTGCTTTGGCAATCAGGCGAGGCAGCGCAATAGCCGGGCGAGGAGCGAATGTATATCAGGAAGGTAGTGATCAAAAACTACAGGTGCTTGCGCAATTCAGAAGTCGTGCTGAACCCGAAGCTGAACATCCTCGTCGGCGACAATGAGTGCGG
It encodes the following:
- a CDS encoding MobA/MobL family protein gives rise to the protein MSLDDLINDGWPRAGRLDESEELRAIRALMNGPRGPMVRFNWSAARPRPARIVAPTTECGYRALSIGVTPTATKASTFHLRMSSTSKKPAPQIPRDVRRGHRIALWPSRREVRHLKSVPEAKRHRSTRMWSLPTGHAFLRTPIGQTLSSDFAKAVAHLGREIDPDKRALSRALKHQRYIERSGGYSKRAEEIERDEHGPIIAGNIGLSPDATKAFWQAAVEEETRRDARVQDRLIVELPHWIRASDRRAIIERFGRVFGERNLPWFAAAHLPDRHGDDRNYHMHLVAGTRPFLTKPGNTDDEAGWTFAPTKDRKTQGSEWITYLRRQFADIVNDVCAEAARRDGTEVNRIFFPGRAAEIGLTHAPSVHLGPAKSALLRRGQGTAPRPVPPLLFDTIESAIRCYVRDRESIARATEKFDLLEERDTGARMIRGVCFGRIDAARRAVESCGRFLDQLNEDQSTAQVSAEDAALVREFEAGDFLRRFTRAGESVAAALVALAEFEAEMRRDEMARRQADATPPALADGENKHRRLDEVDSEWVFREIAERLKRPWVPRKGVDGKMVRVVHVKQGVATITIGDDIELRLRHSTNQGWQVEYPRERDEEWLRGASYDVRFWNKVVRSLISITTLNLGAETVKAIISRHGLAAQARQRGQSIEIESPRGLLRVAADGRRADVYGDDPSLRAAFQEIADARAKLRSDVRVLQLLNARRQPKPEGVIARPDRPVSFSTLLRKAYEVKPHDPIEWRYLSNTAHLEKIHRQALARFHPAPIERVTPVPTAPSPATGSAINRDQPTCAHVRSEPTAKTQRTDTRAAAASVEPSPTVPVSPPSTGGGWIDKARNAFDAVRGFWGRRPDPTPPTPPAPTTPGVRAGPQTQPSEAPQTQRSAVVSKPVPAVAKATLAPHASAPPAPLPVAGAQSPKAQIAALYTTRSRERDRGR
- a CDS encoding site-specific integrase — its product is MSRPVEPARLTQLTEGGTWYICWHDGTRDRRRSTRTRDRRQAEAALAAHIAADGKPADRRNDALGAAPRAQADVAIADVLATYLESFPDGAPSAATAAVHVTHLVGYFGTQSVSAVTQAACTVGYPRFRADANARRLRRTSPAPIKPGTLRRELTTLQAALQLAVREARLINAPTVTLPAVPPTRERWLSSEEANALLDAADGHVRLFIELGLHTGARTAAILDLTWPQIDLVHNRIDFNPPGRPQTAKRRPFVKINATLHAALTRAREAAKVEAEKAKRPPCPYVVNYCGAKIASVKRALARAITKAELPTRGWDRVTAHVLRHTFATWSAQAGEHMHDIAGALGLSQPRTLEIYAHHHPDYLGGAADAVAERLARTPKK